The genomic stretch ATGCAAAATAATTGGGATCTGCGGTTGTATTCATCCATTCTTTTCGATATCAACAACTCATTGATCCTAGATGGATGGCTTGATCTCCAAATGAGGTAAAAGCTGTAAAAGGTATCATATATGCCTGTATCTTACACATCTTACGTATCTCCTCAATCCTAAGGGTCCTTCACCGGGCGAACAGGATTAGATTGTTACTGTGCCGCCCGGTATATCTCAGATTGGCAATTTAGCAAGAAAGTCTTGAAGCAAGGACGTTGCATGCTGATGGGACTACTGAAAATTTCTTTTTCCATAGCCTGTGAAAGCCAGGAAGAAGCTCAGCAGACAACACTAAAAGCTGACGTTCACTTTAGTAAATGTCTATCATGTTGATGATTCCTCCAGCAGATCGAGTGGCGCGAGGTGGTTTGAGTGGACGCGTTTTTGTCAATGTCCTCTTCTGGCAGAGTAGATTATGTAGTGATTGATGTCGTGGTCCCGACCCTTGACATTGTCAGAAACAACAGCTGGTGGACTTTTCGGTCCATCGACATCCATTTTCTCGGGAAGTACTAAGTACGGTACCCGCATGATAATGAATCGCAATGGCACACGTTTAGTCCAGGATATTCTCGCGGGTCGATCTTGACCAGAGCTGCATAGGTATGAAGACTAGCACTCGTAATCAAGGAGAACCGCTGTACCACCTCTTACCGGTAATGGTAGGTTTAAGAACGCACCTGCCAGCTCAGTGCAGGGTTCATGTGATCAGGATAACCGTCGGAAATCAAAAAAGTGACAAGACTTCAACCTTGAATGTTCACATGCATGCACGTTGCGCTTTCTCGACGCATCAAGATCTCTTTGTGGAAAAGCAAAGGCACGTGGTCGAAGGAGTCGCCAAAAAGCTCACAGTCAGACGGTGTTTGTGTGCCGTGTGTTGGGGAGGTGTAGCCGGGAATAAAGTCATATGTCGACCCCTGCGCACTAACCCCGTTCACGGGCTATGGGACGGCCCTTCTTCGAACCGCTGCGGATATGTACGTAGCAGCGCCCGCCTAAACTCTTGAATCAGTCAAGCATTTTTCGCTCAGCATGTTTGTTCGAAACGAGTCTGCATGACAGCGGTCCGCCCAATAGTGACCGGCACTGTCTTCCAAGGATTTGCCGCCGTCCGTAGAGTGCAGTTGCACAGCCAGGGGTGCCCTTCACGCACAGCAAAAGGGCGCAGTGTTCCTCGGGGAAGTGCGAGTGCACCCAGCTGCGAAGTTTAGCAGGGCCACTTTTTCATTAAAGGGCGTAGTGCTCGTTAGTGAAAAGCGTCTGCAGTTGCTCGCTCTCAGCCTCCATTCCAAGCTCAGGGTCCTTTGACTGTGTGTACCATCCATACCTTGccatagattgcagtctgCGACCATCCAATATGCTTCTCCGGAAGCTACAGGCTCTGCCAGACCGCACGGCTGGGGGCAGCCCCTACTACATTCTAGCCGTTGTGTACGTATCAGTATCAAGTGCTTTGGCGTTTCACTAACACATGTTTTGCAGGTGCTCTGCCATGTTTCTTGATCTTGCAAACTTGAGCGCTATCACAATTGCACTTCCCACAATCCAGAAAGACTTCGGCATCAACGTCAGCGACCTTCAATGAATCATCTCCGCTTATGCTCTCACGTTCGGTGGGTTCCTTCTGCTAGGTGGTCGCGGAGGTGACGTATTTGGGTAAGACTTTATCAGAATTCCCGCTTTTCGCAAACTCAGCTAACGTGCATTCAAGACATCGTCGTGTTTTGCTGTTTGGCACGGTCTTCTTCGCCCTGTTCAACTTGGTTTGCGCTTTGTCCTCGACCTTCATAGGACTCGTTGTCGCCAAAGCGTTCCAGGGTA from Pyrenophora tritici-repentis strain M4 chromosome 1, whole genome shotgun sequence encodes the following:
- a CDS encoding AraJ, Arabinose efflux permease; the encoded protein is MNRQPRNAVRTPPRMSPMMNPSDPAALQIPRAFAFLAGSVKCRAICACAEGMVNAAPIPWNALATTSPMKVEDKAQTKLNRAKKTVPNSKTRRCLECTLAEFAKSGNSDKVLPKYVTSATT